From Microbacterium sp. YJN-G, a single genomic window includes:
- the mraY gene encoding phospho-N-acetylmuramoyl-pentapeptide-transferase: MRSLLMATAISLAFSLFLTPVFLKGFRRIGWGQVIRTPEDISNPNHEAKRGTPTMGGVIFILGTIIGYFAGTYFGGTTPALSAILVLWLMVGFGIVGFIDDYMKVRSQRSLGLSGWRKVVGQLLVLIPFGVVALNFPNSLGQYPASGYVSLFRDISWLNLFAFGAVVGWILYLIWVSIIGVATSNSVNLTDGLDGLAAGAGVLVVGAYGLIAFWQFKQSCVGEGWAIPGCYEVREPLNLATVAAAFAGGLVGFLWWNAPKAKVFMGDVGSMAIGGVITAMAILTRTELLLLIIAGIFVISSGSVILQRIYFKITRGKRLFLMSPFHHHLEMRGWQEVTIVVRLWIIAGLLAASAVGLFYVDWFAQASVG; encoded by the coding sequence GTGAGGTCCTTGCTTATGGCGACGGCGATATCGCTCGCCTTCTCGCTCTTCCTGACCCCCGTGTTCCTGAAGGGATTCCGCAGGATCGGGTGGGGGCAGGTCATCCGCACCCCTGAGGACATCTCCAACCCGAACCACGAGGCCAAACGCGGCACCCCCACCATGGGCGGCGTCATCTTCATCCTCGGCACCATCATCGGCTACTTCGCCGGCACCTACTTCGGCGGCACCACCCCGGCGCTGTCGGCCATCCTCGTGCTCTGGCTGATGGTCGGCTTCGGCATCGTGGGCTTCATCGACGACTACATGAAGGTGCGCAGCCAGCGCAGCCTCGGCCTGTCCGGGTGGCGCAAGGTCGTCGGGCAGCTGCTCGTGCTCATCCCGTTCGGCGTGGTCGCGCTGAACTTCCCGAACTCGCTCGGACAGTATCCTGCCAGCGGCTACGTCTCACTGTTCCGCGACATCTCCTGGCTGAACCTGTTCGCCTTCGGCGCCGTGGTCGGCTGGATCCTCTACCTCATCTGGGTCTCGATCATCGGCGTGGCGACCTCGAACAGCGTCAATCTCACCGACGGCCTGGACGGCCTCGCCGCCGGCGCGGGCGTGCTCGTGGTCGGCGCCTACGGCCTGATCGCGTTCTGGCAGTTCAAGCAGTCGTGCGTAGGTGAGGGCTGGGCGATCCCGGGATGCTACGAGGTGCGCGAGCCGCTGAACCTGGCCACCGTCGCCGCGGCGTTCGCCGGCGGCCTGGTGGGCTTCCTGTGGTGGAACGCGCCCAAGGCGAAGGTCTTCATGGGCGACGTCGGATCCATGGCCATCGGCGGCGTGATCACCGCGATGGCGATCCTCACCCGCACCGAGCTGCTGCTCCTGATCATCGCCGGCATCTTCGTGATCTCGTCCGGCTCGGTCATCCTGCAGCGGATCTACTTCAAGATCACCCGCGGCAAGCGGCTGTTCCTGATGAGCCCGTTCCATCACCATCTCGAGATGCGCGGCTGGCAGGAGGTCACGATCGTCGTGCGCCTCTGGATCATCGCGGGTCTGCTCGCCGCGTCTGCCGTCGGACTGTTCTACGTGGACTGGTTCGCCCAGGCCTCGGTCGGCTGA
- a CDS encoding UDP-N-acetylmuramoyl-tripeptide--D-alanyl-D-alanine ligase, producing the protein MIALSLAEIAEILHGELRPAGSDTPETLVDGTVDTDSREMAPGSIFVAKPGETTDGHRFVGAAVEAGAVLAIVERPVDVAVSQIVVADAVGALADLARAVVARVREAGGLRIVGITGSNGKTTTKNFLARILADEGETVAPIRSYNNEVGAPLTMLRVTGSTRFLVSEFGADGPGSIARLAGLVEPDVAVVLMVGLAHAGGFGGIEATARAKAELVQAARPGGVAVLNIDDPRVWAMRDIAAERGMSVVAFGQGSAAEVRAEDVVVSASGTSCTIVHGTERTPLRLHVLGAHHVSNALAAIAAAQALGVPVPAAVERLETVQLAERWRMQPLGNDRVRIINDAYNASPDSMAAALRTLAQITGPGERTVAVLGAMSELGDAAGEEHDRIGLLAVRLNIRRIVVVGPEARRLYVSAVGEGSWDSEAVHLPDQDAAFEYLKNELRDGDRVLVKSSNSVGLRHLGDRLGELFS; encoded by the coding sequence ATGATCGCCCTGTCGCTCGCTGAGATCGCCGAGATCCTGCACGGCGAGCTACGTCCGGCCGGTTCGGACACCCCCGAGACCCTGGTCGACGGCACCGTCGACACCGACTCCCGTGAGATGGCACCCGGATCGATCTTCGTCGCCAAGCCCGGCGAGACCACCGACGGCCACCGCTTCGTCGGCGCCGCCGTCGAAGCCGGCGCGGTGCTGGCCATCGTGGAGCGTCCGGTCGACGTCGCCGTGTCGCAGATCGTCGTGGCGGATGCCGTCGGCGCTCTCGCGGATCTCGCCCGCGCCGTCGTCGCGCGCGTGCGCGAGGCGGGCGGCCTGCGGATCGTGGGGATCACCGGCTCGAACGGCAAGACCACGACCAAGAACTTCCTGGCGCGCATCCTCGCCGACGAGGGTGAGACGGTCGCCCCGATCCGGTCGTACAACAACGAGGTCGGCGCTCCGCTGACCATGCTGCGCGTCACCGGGAGCACCCGCTTCCTGGTCAGCGAGTTCGGCGCCGATGGGCCGGGCAGCATCGCGCGGCTCGCGGGGCTCGTCGAGCCCGACGTGGCCGTCGTGCTCATGGTGGGCCTCGCGCATGCCGGCGGGTTCGGCGGCATCGAGGCGACCGCCCGTGCCAAGGCGGAGCTCGTCCAGGCCGCCCGTCCCGGCGGGGTCGCCGTGCTCAACATCGACGATCCCCGCGTGTGGGCGATGCGCGACATCGCCGCCGAGCGCGGCATGTCGGTGGTGGCGTTCGGCCAGGGCTCCGCGGCCGAGGTGCGCGCCGAGGATGTCGTGGTGTCGGCATCGGGCACGAGCTGCACGATCGTGCACGGCACCGAGCGCACCCCGCTGCGACTGCACGTGCTCGGTGCCCATCACGTCTCGAACGCCCTCGCCGCCATCGCCGCGGCGCAGGCTCTCGGTGTGCCCGTACCGGCGGCCGTCGAGCGACTGGAGACCGTGCAGCTCGCCGAGCGCTGGCGCATGCAGCCGCTGGGCAACGACCGCGTGCGGATCATCAACGACGCCTACAACGCCAGCCCCGACTCGATGGCGGCCGCGCTGCGCACCCTCGCGCAGATCACCGGTCCCGGTGAGCGCACCGTCGCCGTCCTCGGCGCGATGAGTGAACTGGGCGATGCCGCCGGCGAGGAGCACGACCGCATCGGACTGCTCGCTGTGCGCCTGAACATCCGCCGCATCGTCGTGGTCGGGCCCGAGGCACGTCGCCTCTACGTCTCGGCCGTGGGCGAGGGGTCGTGGGACAGCGAGGCCGTGCACCTTCCCGATCAGGATGCCGCCTTCGAGTACCTGAAGAACGAGCTGCGCGACGGCGATCGCGTCCTGGTGAAGTCGTCCAACTCCGTCGGGCTCAGGCATCTCGGCGATCGTCTGGGAGAATTGTTCTCGTGA
- a CDS encoding peptidoglycan D,D-transpeptidase FtsI family protein, giving the protein MTTRATRGTRRRTVVALAVILTVLSAFVFRLVDIQVVHADDHIADSNLGATRTIAGARGDIVDANGTVLALGTLVYDSILDPKLIQDYEEQKEKNRKPSMPWAEASERIAEIVGMTGDQVRGVVAAALAKDRNSQYAPLKNGLTTDQYLELRDLNLAYLHNSPRPVRVYPNGAVAGTMVGFLNGAGEPQYGIERMQQQCLAATDGSSTYKRGQGGVRIPGSERTVPAVDGGTVQLTIDSDLNWYLQQMIAEEGKRQGAKAGTVTVVEVETGKIRAAAEWPSVDPNDIDTVDQKYWKSQIFSNAWEPGSTFKAITAATVIDQGKATPTSHVTARSRETFPNGAVINDPFPHPVYEYTLAGALIDSSNVSLSKFGTLVDPRTRADYLERFGVGERTAIGFPAEQKGLINDPAKWDNQTLYTTTFGQAFTVTTAQLAGAYQALANDGKKIDLSLVESCTDADGTVHEVTVSAGEQIIKPETAQDVRRMLENVAVQGGLSKTVKVPGYRIGIKTGSAQKTDNNGGYKKGVYFTSIVGMAPVEDPKYVVVVTLDEPTKMRTSAATAVAFQQAMTQVLKTYRVAPSSEPMGELLPKFD; this is encoded by the coding sequence ATGACCACGCGAGCAACACGCGGAACGCGACGGCGCACTGTCGTCGCACTCGCCGTGATCCTCACGGTGCTCTCGGCCTTCGTCTTCCGGCTGGTCGACATCCAGGTCGTGCACGCCGACGACCACATCGCCGACTCCAACCTCGGGGCGACGCGCACCATCGCCGGTGCCCGCGGTGACATCGTCGACGCGAACGGCACGGTGCTCGCGCTCGGCACGCTGGTGTACGACTCCATCCTCGATCCGAAGCTCATCCAGGACTACGAGGAGCAGAAGGAGAAGAACCGCAAGCCGTCGATGCCGTGGGCCGAGGCCAGCGAGCGGATCGCCGAGATCGTCGGGATGACCGGCGACCAGGTGCGCGGGGTCGTCGCCGCAGCCCTGGCGAAGGACCGCAACTCCCAGTACGCGCCGCTCAAGAACGGTCTCACCACCGACCAGTACCTCGAGCTGCGCGACCTGAACCTCGCCTACCTGCACAACTCCCCGCGACCGGTCCGGGTGTACCCGAACGGCGCCGTCGCGGGCACCATGGTCGGCTTCCTCAACGGCGCCGGTGAGCCGCAGTACGGCATCGAACGGATGCAGCAGCAGTGTCTGGCCGCGACCGACGGATCGAGCACCTACAAGCGCGGTCAGGGCGGCGTGCGGATCCCCGGCAGCGAGCGCACCGTGCCGGCCGTCGACGGCGGCACCGTGCAGCTCACGATCGACAGCGACCTGAACTGGTACCTGCAGCAGATGATCGCCGAGGAGGGCAAGCGCCAGGGGGCCAAGGCGGGCACCGTCACGGTCGTCGAGGTGGAGACCGGAAAGATCAGGGCGGCCGCCGAGTGGCCCTCCGTCGACCCCAATGACATCGACACGGTCGACCAGAAGTACTGGAAGTCGCAGATCTTCTCCAACGCGTGGGAGCCGGGGTCCACCTTCAAGGCGATCACCGCGGCCACCGTGATCGATCAGGGCAAGGCCACCCCCACCTCGCACGTCACTGCCCGCAGCCGCGAGACCTTCCCCAACGGCGCGGTCATCAACGACCCGTTCCCGCACCCGGTGTACGAGTACACCCTGGCCGGCGCGCTCATCGATTCGTCGAACGTGTCGCTGTCGAAGTTCGGCACGCTCGTGGATCCCCGTACGCGAGCCGACTACCTCGAGCGCTTCGGCGTCGGCGAACGCACCGCGATCGGCTTCCCCGCCGAGCAGAAGGGTCTGATCAACGATCCCGCGAAGTGGGACAACCAGACGCTGTACACCACCACCTTCGGCCAGGCGTTCACGGTCACCACCGCCCAGCTGGCCGGGGCGTACCAGGCGCTCGCCAACGACGGAAAGAAGATCGACCTGTCACTGGTGGAGTCGTGCACCGACGCCGACGGCACGGTCCACGAGGTGACCGTCTCCGCGGGCGAGCAGATCATCAAGCCCGAGACCGCGCAGGATGTGCGGCGGATGCTCGAGAACGTCGCCGTCCAGGGCGGGCTGTCGAAGACCGTCAAGGTTCCCGGTTACCGGATCGGCATCAAGACGGGAAGCGCGCAGAAGACCGACAACAACGGCGGCTACAAGAAGGGCGTGTACTTCACCAGCATCGTGGGCATGGCCCCCGTCGAGGATCCGAAGTACGTCGTCGTGGTGACTCTGGACGAGCCGACTAAGATGAGGACGTCGGCAGCAACAGCCGTCGCCTTCCAGCAGGCCATGACCCAGGTGCTGAAGACCTACCGCGTCGCACCGTCGTCGGAGCCGATGGGCGAGCTGCTTCCCAAATTCGATTAG
- the rsmH gene encoding 16S rRNA (cytosine(1402)-N(4))-methyltransferase RsmH, which produces MSLRDIHTPVLLERCIELLAPALQQDGAILVDATLGMGGHSEAFLERFPNIRLVGLDRDTDALRIAGERLAPFGDRVKLVHTVYDEIGLHAQGASAILFDLGVSSLQLDEAERGFAYSKDAPLDMRMDQTKGRTAATILAEYSEGQLRRIFERFGEEKLAGRYARFIVEARKTQPLTRSGELVDLLVAATPAAAQRAGHPAKRVFQALRIEVNSELSVLADAIPAAMDALIVGGRIAVMAYQSLEDRLVKQAFAAASASTAPAGLPVELPEHAPRFRMLTKGAELAGDEERARNPRAIPVRLRAAEKLRERS; this is translated from the coding sequence ATGAGCCTCCGCGACATCCACACCCCGGTGCTCCTCGAGCGCTGCATCGAACTGCTCGCCCCCGCGCTGCAGCAGGACGGCGCGATCCTCGTCGACGCCACCCTCGGCATGGGAGGGCACTCCGAAGCGTTCCTGGAGCGCTTCCCGAACATCCGCCTGGTCGGGCTCGACCGCGACACCGACGCGCTGCGCATCGCGGGGGAGCGGCTGGCGCCGTTCGGTGACCGGGTGAAGCTCGTGCACACCGTGTACGACGAGATCGGGCTGCACGCGCAGGGGGCCTCGGCGATCCTGTTCGACCTGGGCGTCTCATCGCTGCAGCTCGATGAGGCCGAGCGCGGCTTCGCGTACTCCAAGGACGCGCCGCTGGACATGCGGATGGATCAGACCAAGGGGCGCACCGCCGCGACGATCCTCGCCGAGTACAGCGAGGGGCAGCTGCGGCGCATCTTCGAGCGTTTCGGCGAGGAGAAGCTCGCCGGCCGCTACGCGCGCTTCATCGTCGAGGCGCGGAAGACCCAGCCGCTCACCCGTTCCGGCGAACTCGTCGACCTGCTCGTGGCCGCCACCCCCGCCGCGGCCCAGCGCGCAGGGCACCCGGCCAAGCGCGTCTTCCAGGCGCTGCGCATCGAGGTCAACTCCGAGCTGAGCGTGCTGGCGGACGCGATTCCCGCGGCCATGGACGCACTCATCGTCGGTGGTCGCATCGCTGTGATGGCCTACCAGTCGCTCGAGGACCGCCTGGTCAAGCAGGCGTTCGCCGCGGCATCCGCCTCGACGGCGCCGGCGGGCCTGCCCGTCGAACTGCCCGAGCACGCACCGCGGTTCCGGATGCTGACCAAGGGCGCCGAGCTCGCAGGTGACGAGGAGCGGGCTCGCAACCCGCGCGCGATCCCGGTGCGACTGCGCGCCGCCGAGAAGCTGAGGGAGAGGTCATGA
- the mraZ gene encoding division/cell wall cluster transcriptional repressor MraZ yields the protein MLLGTHTPKLDDKGRVILPAKFREDLAGGIVVTRGQERCLYVFSTAEFEAMHDRIRQAPLSNKQARDFLRMFLSGASAEMPDSQNRITLPAHLRQYAGLEKELVVTGVGAHAEIWDASAWNAYLESNEESYADLEQEVIPGLF from the coding sequence ATGCTGCTGGGAACGCATACTCCGAAGCTGGACGACAAGGGGAGGGTCATCCTCCCTGCGAAGTTCCGCGAGGACCTCGCCGGCGGCATCGTGGTCACTCGAGGGCAGGAGCGCTGCCTCTACGTGTTCAGCACGGCCGAATTCGAGGCGATGCACGACCGCATCCGGCAGGCGCCCCTCAGCAACAAGCAGGCCCGTGACTTCCTGCGGATGTTCCTCTCCGGCGCCAGCGCCGAGATGCCCGACAGCCAGAACCGCATCACCCTTCCCGCGCACCTTCGGCAGTACGCGGGGCTGGAGAAGGAGCTGGTGGTCACGGGAGTCGGCGCCCACGCCGAGATCTGGGACGCGTCCGCATGGAACGCGTACCTGGAGAGCAATGAAGAGTCCTACGCAGATCTGGAACAGGAGGTGATTCCCGGATTGTTCTGA
- a CDS encoding DUF3040 domain-containing protein encodes MPLSEQEQRMLDEMERHLLQHDADVVTAPSGDRALSYRNLIYGALLLLAGVGGLIAAVAAGGDLGPVGSIIIGVIAFLAMLGGAMLAFTPVRRPSGGVSGAPPRSPKPRDSSFMDRMNDRWDRRQDER; translated from the coding sequence ATGCCTCTTTCAGAGCAAGAGCAGCGCATGCTCGACGAGATGGAGCGCCATCTCCTTCAGCACGATGCGGACGTCGTCACCGCACCGTCGGGTGACCGTGCGCTCAGCTACCGCAATCTGATCTACGGCGCCCTGCTGCTGCTCGCCGGCGTCGGCGGGCTCATCGCGGCCGTAGCCGCCGGCGGCGACCTCGGTCCCGTGGGCAGCATCATCATCGGCGTCATCGCCTTCCTCGCCATGCTCGGCGGCGCGATGCTCGCCTTCACCCCGGTTCGACGCCCGTCAGGCGGTGTCTCGGGTGCCCCGCCCCGGAGCCCGAAGCCGCGGGACTCCTCCTTCATGGACCGCATGAACGATCGCTGGGATCGGCGCCAGGACGAGCGCTGA
- a CDS encoding polyprenyl synthetase family protein yields MPSSLVIDAVAARLETFLARMYAESTDYGPEGTLFLDAARSTLTGGKRLRARFCHAGWQAASGPGHDHARTGLDALWGLCAALEIFQSAALVHDDLIDNSDTRRGRPASHRALEAAHRAAGWAGDAEDFGRSSAVLLGDLLVAWSDDLLEESLLRHPHAAATRAEYARMRRDVTVGQMLDITEESAWSVSPPEALLERALRVASLKSARYSVVEPIVLGATLAGADESLLAALRAFGHPIGMAFQLRDDMLGVFGDPELTGKPAGDDLREGKRTALIAVARERLPEARRAELDAALGDPALSPDDVGALQRLIRDTGADLRVEEMITGYTAEAETALASPVIEPAAAARLRVLGEAAITRTT; encoded by the coding sequence GTGCCCTCCTCACTCGTGATCGACGCGGTCGCCGCCCGCCTCGAGACTTTCCTCGCCCGCATGTACGCGGAGAGCACCGACTACGGACCCGAGGGGACGCTGTTCCTCGACGCGGCGCGCAGCACCCTGACCGGCGGCAAGCGGCTGCGCGCCCGGTTCTGCCACGCCGGCTGGCAGGCGGCATCCGGGCCGGGCCACGACCATGCGCGGACCGGCCTCGACGCACTGTGGGGCCTGTGCGCGGCGCTGGAGATCTTCCAGTCCGCGGCCCTCGTGCACGACGACCTCATCGACAACTCCGACACCCGCCGCGGTCGCCCCGCCTCGCATCGGGCGCTGGAGGCCGCGCACCGCGCGGCCGGCTGGGCGGGCGACGCCGAGGATTTCGGCCGCTCCTCGGCCGTGCTGCTCGGCGACCTGCTCGTCGCGTGGAGCGACGATCTGCTGGAGGAGTCGCTGCTGCGGCACCCGCACGCGGCGGCGACGCGTGCGGAGTACGCGCGCATGCGCCGCGACGTCACGGTCGGCCAGATGCTCGACATCACCGAGGAGTCGGCATGGAGCGTCAGCCCGCCCGAGGCGCTGCTCGAGCGCGCCCTGCGAGTGGCGTCGCTCAAGTCGGCCCGGTACAGCGTCGTCGAGCCCATCGTGCTGGGCGCGACGCTGGCGGGAGCCGACGAGTCGCTGCTGGCCGCGCTGCGCGCGTTCGGGCATCCGATCGGGATGGCGTTCCAGCTGCGCGACGACATGCTGGGCGTCTTCGGAGATCCGGAGCTCACCGGCAAGCCCGCCGGCGACGATCTGCGTGAGGGCAAGCGCACGGCGCTGATCGCCGTCGCGCGCGAACGGCTGCCCGAGGCGCGTCGCGCCGAGCTGGATGCCGCGCTGGGCGACCCCGCACTCTCCCCGGACGACGTCGGCGCGCTTCAGCGCCTGATCCGCGACACCGGCGCCGACCTGCGCGTCGAGGAGATGATCACCGGGTACACGGCTGAGGCCGAGACCGCGCTCGCTTCGCCGGTGATCGAGCCGGCCGCGGCAGCACGGCTGCGGGTGCTGGGCGAAGCCGCCATCACGCGCACGACCTGA
- a CDS encoding Rv2175c family DNA-binding protein codes for MSENATEITWLTIPQLAEVLHETPGRVRRLLDEHYLIGSRRGGALAVPEVFLVDGRPLPSLRGTVIALQDAGFSDDEVIDWLLAEEESLGRTPIAALLAGHKSEVRRVARALA; via the coding sequence GTGTCTGAGAACGCGACCGAAATCACCTGGCTGACGATCCCCCAGCTCGCCGAGGTGCTGCACGAGACTCCGGGCCGGGTGCGCCGGCTGCTCGACGAGCACTACCTGATCGGCTCGCGGCGCGGCGGCGCCCTCGCGGTGCCCGAGGTCTTCCTCGTCGACGGTCGCCCGCTGCCCTCGCTGCGCGGCACCGTGATCGCGCTGCAGGATGCCGGCTTCAGCGACGACGAGGTCATCGACTGGCTGCTCGCCGAGGAGGAGAGCCTCGGACGCACGCCGATCGCGGCGCTGCTCGCCGGGCACAAGAGCGAAGTGCGCCGCGTCGCGCGCGCCCTCGCCTGA
- a CDS encoding LysM peptidoglycan-binding domain-containing protein, whose amino-acid sequence MHTHSARSRAIRFATPTAVIGTLAAVLTAAPADADELRRTEVAPPRLHVTPPPVAQTAPVRHASTRPTTYTVRPGDTVSAIAIRNGLRPADVLAWNGLGWRSVIYPGQTLRLTAPAAPKPAAAPAAKPAPQAAAKTHTVVRGDTVYAIARKYGTTVAKVIAANGLGRSATIFPGQKLKVGGAAAAAPAPAAAPAAPAAPAASAKPAAHTVVAGDTLFAIARKYGTTVAVLLQANGLGNGSIIYPGQSLRLTPPAPAQRFASLDAVQRGHAQHIIRVGRELGVPDRGIAIALATAMVESSMRNLDFGDRDSLGLFQQRPSQGWGTPAQIMDADRSIRVFYGGPHDPNGDVTRGLLDISGWQTRAFTAAAQAVQVSAFPDRYGQWEQQANSWLASLG is encoded by the coding sequence ATGCATACTCACTCCGCCCGCAGCCGCGCCATCCGATTCGCAACGCCGACCGCCGTGATCGGCACGCTCGCCGCCGTCCTGACCGCCGCACCGGCCGATGCCGACGAACTGCGGCGCACCGAGGTGGCACCGCCGCGACTGCATGTCACTCCGCCGCCCGTCGCCCAGACCGCACCGGTGCGTCACGCCTCCACCAGGCCCACGACGTACACCGTGCGGCCCGGCGACACCGTGTCGGCGATCGCGATCCGCAACGGCCTGCGACCGGCCGATGTGCTCGCCTGGAACGGGCTCGGCTGGCGCTCTGTCATCTACCCCGGCCAGACGTTGCGGCTCACCGCCCCGGCGGCTCCGAAGCCCGCGGCTGCACCCGCCGCGAAGCCCGCCCCGCAGGCGGCGGCGAAGACGCACACCGTGGTGCGCGGCGACACCGTCTACGCCATCGCCCGCAAGTACGGCACGACCGTCGCGAAGGTCATCGCTGCGAACGGCCTCGGCAGGTCGGCGACGATCTTCCCCGGGCAGAAGCTCAAGGTCGGCGGTGCGGCCGCCGCCGCACCGGCACCCGCCGCAGCCCCAGCCGCGCCCGCCGCACCCGCCGCCTCGGCGAAGCCGGCCGCGCACACCGTCGTCGCCGGCGACACCCTGTTCGCCATCGCACGCAAGTACGGCACCACGGTCGCCGTCCTCCTCCAGGCCAACGGGCTCGGCAACGGCAGCATCATCTATCCGGGCCAGAGCCTGCGCCTGACGCCCCCGGCTCCCGCGCAGCGCTTCGCGAGCCTGGATGCCGTCCAGCGCGGCCACGCGCAGCACATCATCCGGGTCGGGCGCGAGCTCGGCGTGCCCGATCGCGGCATCGCGATCGCCCTGGCCACGGCCATGGTCGAGTCGTCGATGCGCAACCTCGACTTCGGCGACCGCGACTCGCTGGGCCTGTTCCAGCAGCGCCCCAGCCAGGGCTGGGGCACGCCCGCGCAGATCATGGATGCCGACCGCAGCATCCGGGTCTTCTACGGCGGACCGCACGACCCCAACGGCGACGTCACCCGGGGGCTGCTCGACATCTCCGGCTGGCAGACGCGGGCGTTCACCGCGGCCGCGCAGGCCGTGCAGGTCTCGGCCTTCCCCGATCGCTACGGGCAGTGGGAGCAGCAGGCGAACAGCTGGCTCGCGTCGCTGGGATGA